In the Brevundimonas sp. MF30-B genome, CACGAGATCGTGGACTCCTCCGCCGCCGCCGACTGGACCTTTTTCGTGCCCAAGGTGCTGGCGTTGGCGCTGGTGCTGATCTCGACACTGATCGCCGGCGTCGCGGCCGGCATGGCCGTTCAGACCTACAGGGGTTATTTCGACTACGAACTCGACAAATACCTGTTGTGGTATGTGGCGCCTGAAGCGCTGAGCTACACCCTGCTGGCCGTGCTGGCGATTTTCGTCCAGGCCCTGTCGCCCAACAAGTTCGTCGGCTGGGCGATCATGGTCGTCTACATGATCTCGACCATAGTCCTGGCCAACCTCGGCTTCGACCACCTGCTGTACCGCTATGGCGCTGGCATCGCGGTGCCCCTGTCGGACATGAACGGGCAGGGCAGGTTCGCCGTTTACGCCAGTTGGGTGAACGCCTACTGGACCGCCTTTGCGGTGGTGCTCATGGTCATCGCCTATGGATTGTGGCGTCGCGGGACGGAAGTGCGGCTGAAGCCGCGCTTGAAACGTCTGCCGCGTCGACTGGCGGGGCCGGCGGGCGCGATCGGCGGGCTGGCTCTGTTGGTCTTCGCCGGCCTGGGCGTCTTCATCTTCATCAACGCCAACGTCTGGAATGAATACCGGAGCCGCACCCAGTTCGAGCGTCTGCAGGCGGACTATGAAAAGACCCTGCTGGGTTTCGAAAACCTGCCGCAGCCGTCGATCGATCAGGTCACACTGGCAATCGACATCTTTCCGCACGATCCGCGCATGGTCACGCGTGGCAGCTATGTGATCGAGAACCGGACCGAACGGCCGTTGAACGCGATCCATCTGCGCTGGACCAGCGACGATCTGGAGGTGCCGGTCCTGGAGGTGGAAGGCGCGTCTCTGGAACGGGAGTGGGACCGGTTCGACTACCGCATCTACCGGTTCGACCAGCCCATGCAGCCCGGAGAGCGACGCACCGTGCGGTTCGAGACCGTGCTCGCTCAGAAGGGCTTCAAGGTGCGCGGCAACATGACCTCAGTCGTGGACAACGGCACTTTCGTGAATAGTCGCGTCTTCACGCCCATCATCGGCATGGACCGCAACGGCCTGTTGTCGGACCGCACCAAGCGGCGCAAGCACGGCTTGCCGGCGGAGCTGCGCATGGCCAAGCTGGAAGACGAGGCGGCGCGTCAACACAACTACATCGGCGCCGACTGGATCCGCAGCGACATCACCGTCTCGACCGTGGCCGACCAGACGCCGATCGCGCCAGGTTACAAGGTTTCGGACCAAACTGCTGACGGTCGCCGCACGGCTCGGTTCGTGACCGAAGCGCCGATCCTCAACTTCCTTTCGGTGCAGTCCGCCCGCTATGCGGTCACTCGCCGCGAGCATGCGGGCGTCGACCTTGCCGTCTACCATCACCCCGGGCACGAGCAGAACGTGCCGCGCATGCTGGATGCGCTGGAGAAGGGGCTGGACTACTTCCAGGCCGCCTTCAGCCCGTATCAGTTCCGTCAGGCGCGGATCATCGAGTTCCCGGCCTACGCCAGCTTCGCCCAGGCCTATGCGAACACCATGCCCTATTCCGAAGGGCTCGGGTTCATCGCTGACTTCTCGGACCCCGAGAAGATCGACTACGTGACCTACATCACCGCCCACGAACTGGGTCACCAGTGGTGGGCGCACCAGGTGGTTGGCTCGGACCAGCAAGGGTCGACCCTGCTGTCGGAAAGCCTGGCGCAGTATTCGGCGCTGATGGTTATGGAGAAGATCTATGGCCCGGATCAGATCCGGCGTTTCCTGAAGTATGAGCTGGACAACTTCCTGCGCGCCCGGGCGATGGAGCGGCTGGAGGAGCTGCCCCTGATGCGGGTCGAGAACCAGCAGTACATCCATTACCAGAAGGGCGGCATGGTCATGTACCTGCTGCGCGATCAGATTGGCGAGGCGGCGGTGAACCGCGCGCTGCGCCGGGTCCTGGATCAGTACGCGTTCAAGAGCGCGCCCTATCCGCGCTCGCTGGACCTGATCGAGGCCATCCGCGCCGAGGCGCCGGCCGACAAGCAGGAGCTGATCACCGATCTGTTCGAGAAGATCACCCTCTATGATCTCAAAACCACCGCGACCACAGCCACGCGTCGGGCAGACGGCCGCTGGGATGTCGCAGTGACGGTTGAGGCGCGCAAGCTGTACGCCGACGGCAAGGGCGAGGAGACGGAAAGCCCTCTGAACGAAACCATGGACATCGGCCTCTTCTCGGCCGAGCCGGGCAAGAAGGACTTCACCCGCGACAGCGTCCTGGCGTTCGAGCGGCGGCCGGTGCGAACCGGCGTGCAGACCTTCCGCTTCATCACTACCCGCAAACCCGCCTTTGCAGGCGTGGACCCATACAACAAGTGGATCGACCGCAACTCCAACGACAATACGCGGCGGGTCGACTGACGCTCTGAACAGATCGGCCGCGCCCGCGTTGACTCCGCCGATTCGCATGGAGACGACGTCATGGCTGCGCGGCCGACCTGGAGCGGACATCTGAAGCTGTCGCTGGTGACCTGTCCGGTCGCTCTCTACACCGCGACGACCTCGACCAACGATGTTCGTTTCCACCTGATCAATCCCGAGACCAACAACCGCATCCGCATGGTGCCGACCGATCCGGACACGGGACCGATCGAGCGGTCGGATCTGGTCAAAGGCTATGAGGTGTCCAAGGATGAATACGTCCTGTTCGACGACGCCGATTTCGACAAGGTCCGGCTGGAGAGCACCAAGACCATCTCCATCGATACCTTTGTCGATGAGGCGGACATCGACCGCTTGTATTGGGACAGCCCATTCTACGTGGTGCCTGAGAAGGGCGTCGGAGCTGAAGCCTTCGCCGTGATCCGCGAGGCGATGAAGACCGCCGGAAAGGTGGCCCTGGGCTGTCTTGTCCTGCGCGGCAAGGAGCGTCAGCTGGCGCTTGAGGTCCACGGCAAGGGACTGGTCGCCTATACGCTGCGCGCCCACGACGAGGTGCGCCAGCCCGAGGACTATTTCGACGACATCCCGAACGTGAAGGCCGACAAGGACATGGTCGAGATCGCCGCGCGCATCATCGGCCAGAAGGAGGCGGACTTCGATCCGACCACCTTCAAGGACGGCTACGACGACGCCCTGCGCGAAATGATCAAGGCCAAGCAGAAGGGCGGCAAGGGCGTGGTCGAGGCGCCCGAGCCCGACGACACCAATGTCGTCGATCTAATGGCTGCGCTCAGGGCCAGCCTTAAGGGGACGGCGTCGACGGGCGCCAAGAAGGCTCCGGCCAAGAAGGCGCCGGCCAAGAGGACCGCTGCGAAGAAACCTGCCACGAAGAAGAAGGCCGCCTGAGGGACCGGGAGGGCCGCGGCTTCGCTCGACGTCATCGGCTGCGCGGGTGCGGCGATCTCTGCCCCAGTCGACCGACCGGCGGGCAAGGCGTCAGACGGCCTGTAAGCCGGGTTCTGTTCCGCCCCAAAACCGAAGTCTTAGGACGGCGACGATCATTCCTCTGGACCGGCCATCGCTGACCGGTTCTCGCGACCTACCCGGGCGCCTCGGGCGGTGAGCCCTGCGAAGCGAACTTCGCGCGACGCCCCTATTCGGTCTTGCTCCAGGCGGGGCTTGCCATGCCGGCCGCGTTGCCGAGGCCGCGGTGGGCTCTTACCCCACCCTTTCACCCTTGCCGCCCGCGAACGGGCGGCGGTTTGCTTTCTGTGGCGCTATCCCTCGGGTCGCCCCGGGCGGAAGTTATCCGCCGCCTTTTCACCGTGGAGCCCGGACTTTCCTCGACGGGGACAAGTCCCCGCCGCGACCGCCCGGCCGTCTGACAGGCGACAGATGACGGCGATTGCGCCCGCGATCAAGCGCGATCGGCGGCCTGACAGACGTCATGACGGGCGATGAGCCGTTCGGCCGCCTTCAGATGCAGGCGTTCGACCATGGCGCCGTCCAGGCGTATGGCGCCCAGGCCCGCCGCTTCGGGCGCGGCGAAGGCGGCCACGATCGCGCGGGCTCGCGCCACCTCGTCCGCCGCAGGCGCGAAGGCGGCGTTGGCGGCGGCGATCTGACGGGGATGGATCAGACTCTTGCCGTCGAAGCCGTAAAGCCGGCCTTGAGCGCACTCGGCCTGAAGGCCCGCTTCGTCCTCGAAGCGGTTGAGCACCCCGTCGACGGCAATCAGACCATGCGCCCGCGCGGCCGCCACCGTCGCCGCCAGCCAGGACTTCAGCGGCTCGCGATCCGGGCTGGCGCCGCAGCCCAAGGCCGTCGCCAGGTCGTTTACGCCCAGCATCAGCGCCTCGAGCGGCGGCCCCGATCCGGCGATGGCGTCCAGCCCCAGCACGGCCCGCGGCGTCTCGATCATGGCCCAACAGGCGGCCCTGGGCGCCAGGCGGGCGGCCTCGCGCACCGCCTCGGCCGTTTCGATCTTGGGCAGGACGATGAGTTCGGCGGCATCGCCCAGCGCCGTCAGGTCCTCGCGGCCCCAGGGCGTGTCCAGGGCGTTGACCCGAACGCCGACGCGAGGTCGAAAGCCGCCGTCCAGCAGCGCCGCCTGCGCCGCCCTGCGCGCTTCGACCTTGGCCTCTGGGGCGACGGCGTCCTCAAGATCCAGCACGGCGATGTCGCAGGGCAGGCTGCGCGCCTTTTCGACGGCGCGCGCATTGGAGGCCGGAAGAAAGAGAACGCTGCGCGCCGCGCCCGTCATGCGGCGAAGACCCTCGACATCAGTCGTTCCAAGGCTTCTGCGTCGGTGGAATCGAAGGCGGCCTTTTCGGTCGCATCGACGTCGAACACGGCGATCAGGGCACCCGAGTCGTCGAACACCGGCACGACGATTTCACTGGCGGAGCGGCTGTCGCAGGCGATGTGGCCCGGGAAGGCGTGCACGTCCTCGACCACCTGTGTCTGGCGGGTCTGGGCTGCGGCGCCGCATACGCCTCGCCCGAACGGAATGCGCAGGCAACCCAACGTGCCCTGATACGGTCCGACCACCAGTTCACCTCGCCGATCCGGATCGGCGACGTAGAAGCCCGTCCAGAAGAAGGTCGGAAAGGCGTCGGCCAGCATGGAGGCGACGGTGGCCATGCGCGCCGTCCGGTTGGGCTCGCCGTCGAGAACGGCAAGGATTTCGCTCTCGACCTCGGCGTAACGCTCGGCCTT is a window encoding:
- a CDS encoding M1 family aminopeptidase, with the protein product MFARIAAFEFRYQLRQPAFWVIGILFLLLSFGAVASENVSLGSGGNVHKNAPYALALAHIAFNMFFMLGTTAIVANVVARDVSTGFGPIVQATRMSKFDYLYGRFFGAFAAVALCYLSIAIGTFLGTLMPWVDPETLGPIRPGDYAYAYLVFGLPGVLLSSALFFALATVTRSMMATYVGVVAVFILYTVATGVMGNKPEFETVMAWAEPFGASAYELVTRYWTAAERNSLNPPLTGVLLGNRLIWIGVALIALGIAYALYRPAVRGAKAKKQDRLRALTEASVDAPADLSALPRPAHGFKASLAQLWSRTRLEMAMVFKSPAYVVLIVLGFVFAAIVLLFTGELYGAPILLVTRVVIAGLTGSFGLIAMIVAIYYSGELVWRDRERRVHEIVDSSAAADWTFFVPKVLALALVLISTLIAGVAAGMAVQTYRGYFDYELDKYLLWYVAPEALSYTLLAVLAIFVQALSPNKFVGWAIMVVYMISTIVLANLGFDHLLYRYGAGIAVPLSDMNGQGRFAVYASWVNAYWTAFAVVLMVIAYGLWRRGTEVRLKPRLKRLPRRLAGPAGAIGGLALLVFAGLGVFIFINANVWNEYRSRTQFERLQADYEKTLLGFENLPQPSIDQVTLAIDIFPHDPRMVTRGSYVIENRTERPLNAIHLRWTSDDLEVPVLEVEGASLEREWDRFDYRIYRFDQPMQPGERRTVRFETVLAQKGFKVRGNMTSVVDNGTFVNSRVFTPIIGMDRNGLLSDRTKRRKHGLPAELRMAKLEDEAARQHNYIGADWIRSDITVSTVADQTPIAPGYKVSDQTADGRRTARFVTEAPILNFLSVQSARYAVTRREHAGVDLAVYHHPGHEQNVPRMLDALEKGLDYFQAAFSPYQFRQARIIEFPAYASFAQAYANTMPYSEGLGFIADFSDPEKIDYVTYITAHELGHQWWAHQVVGSDQQGSTLLSESLAQYSALMVMEKIYGPDQIRRFLKYELDNFLRARAMERLEELPLMRVENQQYIHYQKGGMVMYLLRDQIGEAAVNRALRRVLDQYAFKSAPYPRSLDLIEAIRAEAPADKQELITDLFEKITLYDLKTTATTATRRADGRWDVAVTVEARKLYADGKGEETESPLNETMDIGLFSAEPGKKDFTRDSVLAFERRPVRTGVQTFRFITTRKPAFAGVDPYNKWIDRNSNDNTRRVD
- a CDS encoding GAF domain-containing protein, coding for MAYTYRDDRPADKAERYAEVESEILAVLDGEPNRTARMATVASMLADAFPTFFWTGFYVADPDRRGELVVGPYQGTLGCLRIPFGRGVCGAAAQTRQTQVVEDVHAFPGHIACDSRSASEIVVPVFDDSGALIAVFDVDATEKAAFDSTDAEALERLMSRVFAA
- a CDS encoding CoA ester lyase — protein: MTGAARSVLFLPASNARAVEKARSLPCDIAVLDLEDAVAPEAKVEARRAAQAALLDGGFRPRVGVRVNALDTPWGREDLTALGDAAELIVLPKIETAEAVREAARLAPRAACWAMIETPRAVLGLDAIAGSGPPLEALMLGVNDLATALGCGASPDREPLKSWLAATVAAARAHGLIAVDGVLNRFEDEAGLQAECAQGRLYGFDGKSLIHPRQIAAANAAFAPAADEVARARAIVAAFAAPEAAGLGAIRLDGAMVERLHLKAAERLIARHDVCQAADRA
- a CDS encoding Ku protein encodes the protein MAARPTWSGHLKLSLVTCPVALYTATTSTNDVRFHLINPETNNRIRMVPTDPDTGPIERSDLVKGYEVSKDEYVLFDDADFDKVRLESTKTISIDTFVDEADIDRLYWDSPFYVVPEKGVGAEAFAVIREAMKTAGKVALGCLVLRGKERQLALEVHGKGLVAYTLRAHDEVRQPEDYFDDIPNVKADKDMVEIAARIIGQKEADFDPTTFKDGYDDALREMIKAKQKGGKGVVEAPEPDDTNVVDLMAALRASLKGTASTGAKKAPAKKAPAKRTAAKKPATKKKAA